The DNA window GACCGCGGCGAACCACTCGCCCCGCCAGGTCGTGCCGTCCTCCCGCAGGATCAGGTCGAGCAGCTCGGTGAACTCGGCGAACCGGTCGACCCGCTGCCGGGGCGGCAGGGTCTCCCCGCCGAGGACCGCCGAGTCGAAACCGATGCCCCCCGCCCCGAGGCCGAGCAGCACCCGCCCCTCGGAGACGTCGTCCAGCGCGGTCACCTGCCGGGCGAACGCCGCCGGATGCCGGAAGTTCGGCGAGGCGACCAGGGTGCCGAGGCGGATCCGGGAGGTCACCGTCGCGGCGGCGGTCAGCGTGGTCATCGAGTCGAACCAGGGGCCGTCGACCAGGTCGCGCCACCCCAGGTGGTCGTAGGTCCAGGCGTGGTCGAAGCCCCACTCGTCCGCCTGCCGCCAACGCCGCCGGGAGTCCGACCAGCGCTGGTCGGGCAGGATCACGATGCCAATTCGCATGATCGCCAGGGTACGACCCGGGTCGGACAGGCCGACCCGGGTCGGGGGACTACCCCTCCACCAGGTCGGCGACCACGCAGGCGATGTTGTCGGGCGCGCCCGCGGCGTACGCGAGGTCGACCAGGCGCCCGACGGCGGTCTCCGGGTCGTCGGCCCCGGCGAGCGCGGCGTGCAACGCCTCCGGGTCGACCACCGCCGCGAGCCCGTCGGAGCAGAGCAGGTAGCGGTCGCTGGCCAGGGCGGTCCGCAGCGCCAGGTCCGCCTCGACCTCGCCGGCACCGAGCGCCCGGGCCAGCAGGGCCCGCTGCGGATGCGCCCCGGCCTCGGCCGGGCTGAGCTTCCCCTGGTCGACCAGTGACTGGACATAGGTGTGGTCCTGGGTGAGCCGGGACAGCTCACCGCCACGCAGCAGGTACGCCCGGGTGTCCCCGACGTGCACCAGGGCCAGCCGGGTGCCGCGCCGCAGGACAGCCGTGAGCGTGGTGACCGGCTGGTGGGCGGCGGTCGCGTGGGCGCGTACCGCCCGGTCGGCGGTCGCCACCGCATCGGCCAGCGCGGCGAGCAGGTCGGTGGCGGGCGCATCGGCCGACTCCAGCGGCCGCAGGGCGTCCACGGCGGCGGTGCTGGCGGATGCCCCGCCCGGGCCCCGCATGCCGTCCGCCACGGCGAGCAGCGTCCCGCTGGCGTACGCGGTGTCCTCGTTGGATTCCCGGACGGCGCCCGTCTCGCAGCGGACGGCGTACCGGAAGGTGGTGTCGGACATGGTGGTGCCCCTCTCGGTGAGCTGGTCGACGAGGAGCGCGACGGCGCGGCCGCGGGCGGCCGTGTCGGCGCTGACCCGCCGCCACCAGGCGTCGACGGCCTCGGCGGCGGCCTCCGGCGGCAGGCCGCAGACGGCCCGGATCTCGGCCAGCGGCATGCCGGCCCGGCGCAGCGCGGCGATCAGCCGGGCCCGGTCGAGCTGGTCCGGCGCGTAGTACCGGTAGCCCGAGTGCGGGTCGACGGCGGCCGGTGGCAGCAGCCCCAGCTCGTCGTAGAGCCGCAGCGCCTTCGGCGTCAGGCGCGCCGCGCGGGCGAACGCCCCGATGGTCAGCAGCTCCACGAACCCATCCTCCTCGCGCCGCTCGTGTCTCGTCGTGCCGGTCGCGGCGACCGGCACGGACCACGCTGGGCCTTGCCGCAGGGGCAGGGTCAAGGCGTTGACGATGTATCGATCACTTAACTATGTTGCCGGTGTGACCCAGATGCGGGAGCCCACGTTCCTGATCCTCACCGTGCTCGCCGGTGGGCCCCGGCACGGTTACGGGATCATCCAGGAGGTCACCACGCTCTCCGCCGCGCGCGTCGCCCTGCTGCCCGGCACCCTCTACACCGCGTTGGACCGCCTCACCGCGCAGGGCCTGGTCGAGCCCGACCACGAGGAGG is part of the Micromonospora halotolerans genome and encodes:
- a CDS encoding LLM class flavin-dependent oxidoreductase is translated as MRIGIVILPDQRWSDSRRRWRQADEWGFDHAWTYDHLGWRDLVDGPWFDSMTTLTAAATVTSRIRLGTLVASPNFRHPAAFARQVTALDDVSEGRVLLGLGAGGIGFDSAVLGGETLPPRQRVDRFAEFTELLDLILREDGTTWRGEWFAAVDARNNPGCVQQPRVPFVVAANGPRSMRLVARFGQGWVTTGLGGDDLESWWSTVAELSARLDGTLEQAGRDPATLDRYLSLDSAPVFSLRDADFFAEQVARAARLGFTDVVTHWPRASSWYAGDEAVLVRAAELLPELRRL
- a CDS encoding MerR family transcriptional regulator, encoding MELLTIGAFARAARLTPKALRLYDELGLLPPAAVDPHSGYRYYAPDQLDRARLIAALRRAGMPLAEIRAVCGLPPEAAAEAVDAWWRRVSADTAARGRAVALLVDQLTERGTTMSDTTFRYAVRCETGAVRESNEDTAYASGTLLAVADGMRGPGGASASTAAVDALRPLESADAPATDLLAALADAVATADRAVRAHATAAHQPVTTLTAVLRRGTRLALVHVGDTRAYLLRGGELSRLTQDHTYVQSLVDQGKLSPAEAGAHPQRALLARALGAGEVEADLALRTALASDRYLLCSDGLAAVVDPEALHAALAGADDPETAVGRLVDLAYAAGAPDNIACVVADLVEG
- a CDS encoding PadR family transcriptional regulator translates to MREPTFLILTVLAGGPRHGYGIIQEVTTLSAARVALLPGTLYTALDRLTAQGLVEPDHEEVVDGRLRRYYRLTSTGLDALRAETARLRQLTTAAETRLRALRPRTA